Below is a window of Burkholderia multivorans ATCC BAA-247 DNA.
ACGAGCAGCGGCAGGCCGGTGCGCACGAATGGCTGGTCGGCGCGCGCGAACACGAACGGCAGCACCGGCAGGATGCACGGGCTCAGGATCGTGAGTACGCCGCCGAGATAGGCGAGGACGATGAGCAGCATGGGAGCGTCTCCGAAGAGTCAGCGGATCGGGGCCGGATCAGGCGGCCGCCGGGTGGAAGACGAGCGCGAGACCGTTCATGCAGTAGCGCAAGCCGGTCGGCGGCGGGCCGTCGTCGAATACGTGGCCGAGATGGCCGCCGCAGCGGCGGCAATGCACTTCGGTGCGCACCATCCCGAACGACGTGTCGGCACCGGTGCCGACCGCGTGATCGAGCGGCTGCCAGAAGCTCGGCCAGCCGGTGTGGCTGTCGAATTTGGCGCTCGACGAGAACAGCGCGAGATCGCAGCCGGCGCACGCGAAGGTGCCGCGCCGATGTTCGTCGTTGAGCGGGCTGCTGTAGGGCGGCTCGGTGCCCGCCTCGCGCAGCACCGTGTACTGCGCGGGCGTGAGCCGGCGGTGCCATTCGGCGTCGCTCAGCGCGACTTCGAATCGGCCGGCCGGCGGCGCGGCGAACGCGCGGCCGACGAGCGCGCGGCGGCCGGCCGACGACAGCGCGGCCAGCGCGGCGAGGCCGGCGGTGCCGGCGAACAGAAAGTGTCTGCGGGT
It encodes the following:
- the msrB gene encoding peptide-methionine (R)-S-oxide reductase MsrB translates to MPTRRHFLFAGTAGLAALAALSSAGRRALVGRAFAAPPAGRFEVALSDAEWHRRLTPAQYTVLREAGTEPPYSSPLNDEHRRGTFACAGCDLALFSSSAKFDSHTGWPSFWQPLDHAVGTGADTSFGMVRTEVHCRRCGGHLGHVFDDGPPPTGLRYCMNGLALVFHPAAA